The genomic region CGGCACCGGCTCGGCGTTCTCGCTGCTGCCGGCGCAGAACGCCACCGGCAACTGGATCAAGGTGGTGCAGCGCCTGCCGGTGCGCATCGCGCTCGACCCGCAACAATTGCAGCAGCATCCGCTGCGCATCGGCCTGTCGATGCAGGTCGACGTCGACATCAAGGACGACAGCGGCGGCGAGCTCGGCAAGGTGCCGAACACGGTCTACCAGACCGACGTGTTCGCGAAGTACGGCGACGCGGCCGACGCCGAGATCGCCCGGATCATCGCGCAGAACGCCGGCGGCGCGACGCCGGCCGCCACCAAGCCCGGCGCCGGCGCCGCGCCGAAGCGGATGTGAGCCCGGAACGGAACGCCCATGGCCAACACCCAACCCGTCATCCACCCTCCGCTGGAGGGCGGTCAGCTACTGCTCGGCACCGTCGCCGTGTCGCTTGCGGTGTTCATGAACGTGCTCGACACCTCGATCGCCAACGTCGCGATCCCGACCATCTCGGGCGATCTCGGCGTCTCGTCGGACCAGGGCACCTGGGTCATCACCTCGTTCGCGGTCGCCAACGCGATCTCGGTGCCGCTGACCGGCTGGCTGACCGACCGGATCGGCCAGGTCCGGCTGTTCTTCGCCTCGATCATCCTGTTCGTGATCTCGTCGTGGCTCTGCGGGCTCGCGCCGACGCTGCCGTTCCTGCTGGTCGCGCGCGTGATCCAGGGCGCCGTGGCCGGGCCGATGATTCCGCTCTCGCAATCGCTGCTGCTGTCGAGCTATCCACGCGCGCGCGCGCCGATGGCGCTCGCGCTGTGGGCCATGACCACGCTGATCGCCCCCGTGGCCGGGCCGATCCTCGGCGGCTGGATCTCCGACAACTACTCGTGGCCGTGGATCTTCTACGTGAACATTCCGGTCGGCATCGCCGCCGCGATCGTCACCTGGATGATCTACCGCGACCGCGAATCGACCACACGCAAGGCGCCGATCGACGGCGTCGGGCTCGCGCTGCTGGTGATCTGGGTCGGCTCGCTGCAGATCATGCTCGATAAGGGCAAGGATCTCGACTGGTTCTCCTCGACCACCATCGTGGCGCTTGCGCTGACCGCCGTCATCGCGTTCGCGTTCTTCGTGATCTGGGAGCTGACGGCCGAGCACCCGGTGGTCGATCTGTCGCTGTTCGCGATGCGCAACTTCAGCGGCGGCACGATCGCGCTGTCGGTCGGCTACGGGCTCTACTTCGGCAACCTCGTGCTGCTGCCGCTGTGGCTGCAGACGCAGA from Burkholderia glumae LMG 2196 = ATCC 33617 harbors:
- a CDS encoding DHA2 family efflux MFS transporter permease subunit — protein: MANTQPVIHPPLEGGQLLLGTVAVSLAVFMNVLDTSIANVAIPTISGDLGVSSDQGTWVITSFAVANAISVPLTGWLTDRIGQVRLFFASIILFVISSWLCGLAPTLPFLLVARVIQGAVAGPMIPLSQSLLLSSYPRARAPMALALWAMTTLIAPVAGPILGGWISDNYSWPWIFYVNIPVGIAAAIVTWMIYRDRESTTRKAPIDGVGLALLVIWVGSLQIMLDKGKDLDWFSSTTIVALALTAVIAFAFFVIWELTAEHPVVDLSLFAMRNFSGGTIALSVGYGLYFGNLVLLPLWLQTQIGYTATDAGLVMAPVGFFAILLSPLTGKYLPRTDPRYIATAAFLIFALCFWMRSRYTTGVDQWSLMLPTFVQGIGMAGFFIPLVSITLSGLPGHRIPAASGLSNFVRIMFGGIGTSIFQTAWDHRNNFHHAQIVEAANVYNPIYNQAVAQMGSLGLSQQQANGLINQMATQQAAQLGVNDLFYVSALIFVILIGLIWITKPERAGGADSSAAASAAH